A region of the Pseudarthrobacter phenanthrenivorans Sphe3 genome:
TCCCCAGCGTGAAACCGTGCGAAAAGACACCCCAGCCCTTGACGGGGCCTTCCGGGACATCGATGATTCCCGAGAGCATCTCGCCGGTGGAACCTTCAAAGCTGACTTTTTCGGAGCGGGACAAGGCGTCCCCTTTCGTATCGTACGAATGGCTGTGGGCCCACGCCCGCCGGGTTCCCTGGCCGAGCTTGCGGGGTCAGGGGGCGGGTGGGGAGAAACGACGACGGCGCCGCTCCCCCTGGGTGGGGGACGGCGCCGTCGTCTGCTTGGTCCTTTGTCAGATCTTGCGGGAGAGAATGGCCTGCTTGACCTCGGCGATGGCCTGGGTCACCTGGATGCCGCGGGGGCATGCTTCGGAGCAGTTGAAGGTGGTGCGGCAGCGCCACACGCCTTCCTTGTCATTGAGGATCTCCAGGCGCATGTCGCCCGCGTCATCGCGTGAATCGAAGATGAACCGGTGGGCGTTGACGATCGCGGCGGGGCCGAAGTACTGGCCGTCGGTCCAGAACACAGGGCAGGAGGAGGTGCAGGCAGCGCAGAGGATGCACTTGGTGGTGTCATCAAAGCGCTCACGGTCCTCCGCGGACTGCAGGCGTTCGCGGGTGGGCTCGTGGCCCTTGTTGATGAGGAACGGCATGACCTCGCGGTAGGACTGGAAGAACGGCTCCATGTCCACAATGAGGTCCTTCTCCACCGGCAGGCCCTTGATGGGTTCCACCGTGATGGGCTTGGACGTGTCCAGGTCCTTCAACAGGGTCTTGCAGGCCAGGCGGTTGCGGCCGTTGATGCGCATGGCATCCGACCCGCACACGCCGTGCGCGCAGGAACGGCGGAAGGACAAGGTGCCGTCCATTTCCCACTTGACCTTGTGCAGGGCATCCAGCACGCGGTCCGTGCCGTACATGGTCAGGTGGAAGTCATCCCAGGTGGCTTCTCCGGAGACCTCCGGGTTGTACCGCCGGACGCGCATGTGCACATCGAACGTGGGGATTTCGCCGCCACCGCCAACGCCTGCAGGCAGTTCAATCTTTGAGGCTGGCTCAGCAAGTTCAGCTGACATCTTAGTACTTCCTCACCATCGGCTCGTAGCGGGTAAAGACAACCGGCTTGGTGGCCAGGCGGATTCCGGCGATTGACTCCGCCGATCCGTCCGCCGGGGCATGGTCATCCTTGTACGCCATGGAGTGCTTCATGAATTTCTCGTCGTTGCGGTCCGGGAAGTCCTCGCGGAAGTGTCCGCCACGGGATTCCTCGCGGTAGAGGGCTGCCACGGTCATCACCTTGGCCAGTTCCAGCAGGAAGCCGAGCTCAACGGCTTCGAGCAGGTCCAGGTTGAAGCGCTTGCCCTTGTCCTGGACGTTGATGCGCTTGTACCGCTCCTCGAAGGAGGCGATGTCGCGCAGGACCTGGTTCAGGGTTTCGGCCGTGCGGAACACCTGCATGTTGGCGTCCATGGTGTCCTGCAGTTCCTTGCGGATCTGGGCCACCTTCTCGTCGCCGGTGCCGTTGCGGGCAATGTCCAGCAGTTCGGTGGTGTACGCCAGCGGGTTCTCCGGCAGCTCCACGAAATCGGCCGTCTTTGCGTATTCCGCAGCGGCGATGCCCGCGCGCTTGCCGAAGACGTTGATGTCCAGCAGCGAGTTGGTGCCCAGGCGGTTGGAACCGTGCACGGACACGCAGGCAACCTCGCCGGCTGCGTACAGGCCCGGGACCACGGTGTCGTTGTCCTGCAGGACCTCGGTGGTGATGTTGGTGGGGATGCCGCCCATGGCGTAGTGGGCGGTCGGGAACACCGGAACCGGCTCCGTGTAGGGCTCCACGCCGAGGTAGGTGCGGGCAAACTCGGTGATGTCCGGCAGCTTGGCATCGATGTGCGCCGGCTCCAGGTGCGTCAGGTCGAGCAGCACGTAGTCCTTGTTCG
Encoded here:
- a CDS encoding succinate dehydrogenase iron-sulfur subunit, with the translated sequence MSAELAEPASKIELPAGVGGGGEIPTFDVHMRVRRYNPEVSGEATWDDFHLTMYGTDRVLDALHKVKWEMDGTLSFRRSCAHGVCGSDAMRINGRNRLACKTLLKDLDTSKPITVEPIKGLPVEKDLIVDMEPFFQSYREVMPFLINKGHEPTRERLQSAEDRERFDDTTKCILCAACTSSCPVFWTDGQYFGPAAIVNAHRFIFDSRDDAGDMRLEILNDKEGVWRCRTTFNCSEACPRGIQVTQAIAEVKQAILSRKI